In the Flavobacterium sp. 90 genome, TATAATAGTTTTTCTTACTTTTTTAATATAAAATTGTAATACTTAACTTATATAAAATGATTAAGATATTTACATACTGCTTTTTATTGGTCTCCCAAACACTTTTATCGCAATCGATTTCGCTTTTTGATGCGAATAAAAATAATCTGGAAAAAATAGTTTTAGATCATTATAAATCTGATCCTGAAAAAACAAAGGCTGCGCAATTTTTAATATCAAATATGGATATCCATTACAGCGAAAATTATAAATGGGTAGATAAGAATGATAAAAAAATCAGCTTTAATGAATTTGATTATCCAAATATGGAAATTGCCGTAAAGGCTTTTCAAAAATTACAGGACAGTATTAAAGTCTCTCCAAAACTTTATAAAACAAAAGACATTGATATCGTAACTCCAGAGTTTTTAATTAAAAATATTGATTTGGCCTTTAGTGTATGGAAAAACAATTTATGGTCTAAGTCATATGATTTTAAAACATTTTGCGAATACATTTTACCCTATCGCAGTTTGACAGAACCATTAGAAGACTGGCGTGAAAATTTCGCTTTTTTGTCTTCTGACGCAATTAATACCGTAATCAACAAGCAAGATCCTGTAGATGTTGCTACTCAAACGATTTTAACGCTTAAAAATTTTAGATTTTTAAATAGCCGTCCGGATCCTATTTCTTATTTAAGCCCCAAACAACTACTTTTTAGAAGACAAGGAGATTGCGGAGATCTGGCAAATTTAACTTTACTTGCTTGTCGATCGATGGGATTGGCTGTAACTTTTGATTTTACTCCTTATTACGCAGCTTCTTCTAAAAGACATTTTTGGGACACTATAATTGATGAAAATGGCAAACACATTCCGTTTAACGGAAATTGTTTTGGCAATCCTCAAGGTCTCCCCAATGCATACAATGCTACAGAAAAACGTCTTGCCAAAGTTTTTAGGAAAACCTATTCTGTTCAGCAAAATACTTTGGCTGTTTTAAAAGACAGCTTATCAATACCTGAAGGTTTTCTAAGAGAAAAAAATATCCTGGATGTAACCTCAGAATATGTTCCTGTTGGAAAAATAATTTATCCTTTCCCAATTACAAACAAAGAAACAATAAGCTTTCTTAATGTTTTTAATCTGGGAAAATGGAAGGCTACCGACTGGGGGAAAAAGTCAGGAACCAATATGGAATACCTGAATCTGGGAACCAACATTGTATATCTGCCAAGCTTATATAAGCCTGATACTAAAAAAATGAACTATGCTCCTTACCCAATCCTTTTAAATATTGATAAAAAACAACAAGTATTACGCCCAGATTATTCTAAGACTTTTTCATACAACATAACCCGGGATAAAACAAAAAAAGCACCCAATCTTGATTTTAATTCATTTGAAGTTTTCGAAAATGAAGTCTTTAATCTTTATGTATGGGACAATGGCTGGAGAAAAATTGAAGAAGCTAAAGCTCAAAGTGATTTCATACGATTTTCTAAGATCCCGGATAACGGATTGTTCTGGGTTTTATGCTCGAAAAGCAATGGTTATGAGCGCATTTTCGTCATTAATAGTCATACGAAACAAATAGAATGGTATTAATTACATCACAAAACATAACATAATTTAAATTCTAAAACATGAAAAAACACACTTATAAAATCTTCCTTTTTTTTGTTTTCACAACTGGAGTTCTCGCTCAAAAAAATGAAAGTACAAAAGACAATTTAACAGAATCTTCTACACAACAAAATTTTTATAAAAGTGCTAAAATAGCTGGTTTGTCAGAAGCAAAAATCAATGAACTTCTTAAAATAATTGATCAAAGAAATGAGGTTTTAAAATATCTCGACACAAAAAAGAAAGAAGCTAATGCTCCTTATAGTATTCAGGATCCTGGAACGCTTTATAATTTCAAAATTAATAATGCCCGAAATTATTATGCCCGAAAAATCAATACTTCATTGACCTATAAAGAATATTGTGCATTTGCAGAAAACGATTATGCTTACGAGGCGGCAGAAAATGCAAAAATTGAGTACCAGCAACTCATACAATACAATAGCAATCTGGATGAAAATCAGAAAAAAAAATTAAGAGATCTCATATACAATTTCCATATCAATCATCTTTTGACCTCTGGTTATTACAATTATGATAAAACAATACAAAAACCAAAATTGGGAATCCTAAGATTCAATTTTGAAAAAGATTTTAAAAAAATGTGCAAAGAATATAATATAAAAACTTCTGGCGGAGGGGAAGGCAATACAAATGGTTTCCAATGGAATTAACAGAATTAAATG is a window encoding:
- a CDS encoding transglutaminase-like domain-containing protein, which produces MIKIFTYCFLLVSQTLLSQSISLFDANKNNLEKIVLDHYKSDPEKTKAAQFLISNMDIHYSENYKWVDKNDKKISFNEFDYPNMEIAVKAFQKLQDSIKVSPKLYKTKDIDIVTPEFLIKNIDLAFSVWKNNLWSKSYDFKTFCEYILPYRSLTEPLEDWRENFAFLSSDAINTVINKQDPVDVATQTILTLKNFRFLNSRPDPISYLSPKQLLFRRQGDCGDLANLTLLACRSMGLAVTFDFTPYYAASSKRHFWDTIIDENGKHIPFNGNCFGNPQGLPNAYNATEKRLAKVFRKTYSVQQNTLAVLKDSLSIPEGFLREKNILDVTSEYVPVGKIIYPFPITNKETISFLNVFNLGKWKATDWGKKSGTNMEYLNLGTNIVYLPSLYKPDTKKMNYAPYPILLNIDKKQQVLRPDYSKTFSYNITRDKTKKAPNLDFNSFEVFENEVFNLYVWDNGWRKIEEAKAQSDFIRFSKIPDNGLFWVLCSKSNGYERIFVINSHTKQIEWY